A single region of the Mycobacterium lentiflavum genome encodes:
- a CDS encoding pyridoxal phosphate-dependent decarboxylase family protein — translation MSGDTAFESEFLTVAGAQHYLEAVNEAAGHVAAGCLRPARPGFIQGAAALRETLAGFRVVPRTGLGLSAVLEETAALVAPHSTAVSNPNYVAHLHCPPAIASLAAETMLCALNQSMDSFDQGPAAAVVEQFVIDWLCEVFDLADGDGVFTSGGTQSNLQALMLARDNFAARTLGVDIAADGLPPDARRWRIVCTDDAHFSVLTAAQLLGLGEAAILPAGTDACGRLDAGSLRELLHASRLRDEQVIAVVLSAGTTNRGAIDPLANVIEIAAGQDIWVHVDAAAAGCLMLSERHRNLLDGISAANSISVDFHKLLFQTISCAALLVRQRHDLDVMRSHSDYLNPADDDEVDILNHVGKSLQTTRRFDALKVLITLRSLGLDTVAKMIDRTVEAARAAGDAVAAQLHLDLISPCTTNTVILRWTGPDTSAVERDHVNIAIRQHLVDTDQALIGRTRIAGATALKLTFVNPVCTPDRARDLVQRIADCGNTIATAGATQLNRV, via the coding sequence ATGAGCGGCGACACCGCCTTCGAGAGTGAGTTCCTCACTGTCGCGGGAGCTCAGCATTACCTGGAAGCGGTCAACGAGGCGGCGGGCCATGTTGCGGCCGGCTGTTTGCGCCCCGCCCGGCCCGGATTCATCCAGGGAGCCGCGGCGCTGCGGGAAACTCTGGCAGGCTTCCGAGTGGTGCCGCGGACCGGTCTCGGCCTGTCGGCTGTGCTGGAGGAGACGGCGGCACTCGTCGCGCCGCACTCGACCGCGGTATCCAATCCGAATTACGTCGCCCACTTACATTGCCCACCGGCCATCGCGAGTCTTGCCGCAGAGACGATGCTGTGCGCGCTCAACCAGTCGATGGACTCATTCGACCAGGGTCCGGCCGCCGCGGTGGTCGAACAATTCGTGATCGACTGGTTGTGTGAGGTCTTCGACCTCGCAGACGGTGACGGCGTCTTCACCAGTGGGGGAACGCAATCCAACCTGCAGGCCCTGATGCTGGCACGCGATAATTTCGCGGCCCGCACCCTGGGAGTCGATATCGCCGCGGACGGCCTGCCGCCCGATGCGCGTCGGTGGCGCATCGTCTGCACCGACGACGCGCACTTTTCGGTGCTGACCGCCGCCCAGCTGCTGGGCCTCGGCGAGGCGGCAATTCTTCCCGCCGGTACAGACGCATGCGGCCGCCTGGACGCCGGCTCGTTGAGGGAGCTGCTGCACGCTTCTCGATTGCGCGACGAGCAAGTCATCGCGGTGGTGCTGTCCGCGGGCACGACTAATCGGGGGGCTATCGACCCGCTTGCCAATGTCATTGAAATTGCTGCGGGGCAGGATATTTGGGTGCACGTCGATGCTGCCGCCGCCGGCTGCCTGATGTTGAGCGAACGGCACCGCAACCTGCTCGACGGCATTAGCGCGGCGAATTCGATTAGCGTCGATTTCCACAAGCTGCTGTTCCAGACGATCAGTTGTGCCGCTCTCCTGGTGCGGCAACGACACGACCTGGACGTCATGCGCAGTCACTCCGACTACCTCAACCCCGCCGACGACGACGAAGTAGACATTCTGAACCACGTCGGCAAGTCGCTGCAGACCACCCGCCGATTTGATGCGCTCAAAGTTCTTATCACGCTGCGGTCATTGGGGCTCGACACCGTCGCCAAGATGATCGACCGCACTGTCGAGGCCGCCCGTGCCGCGGGCGATGCGGTGGCCGCTCAGCTTCATCTCGACTTGATCAGTCCGTGCACGACTAACACCGTCATCCTGCGCTGGACGGGGCCAGACACCTCCGCCGTCGAGCGAGACCACGTCAACATCGCGATCCGCCAGCACCTGGTGGACACCGATCAGGCCCTGATCGGGCGGACCCGAATCGCCGGTGCCACCGCGCTTAAGCTCACGTTCGTCAATCCCGTCTGCACACCTGACCGCGCCCGAGATCTCGTGCAGCGCATCGCTGACTGCGGCAACACCATCGCCACGGCAGGGGCGACACAGCTCAACCGGGTCTAG
- a CDS encoding aminotransferase class III-fold pyridoxal phosphate-dependent enzyme, with the protein MTDSALSSGHRLHESGASSYSRRIPITPVEAEGARVRDISGRWYLDCLCAAGSMSLGWNHPVVTQALRRTLDSGTPLLTLDFHHPLRDAFVEDLLATLPPGLADDCVVHLCSPSGANAVEAALMLAEIATGGHEHIGMEGGFHGCSRAARALSSGGGLRRQPVTLSAAAHFLPYPQEYRCPFDLGGQAGTDLAINAVERLFASRHSGLRAPASLLTEFVLGEGGVIPAVPAWAQALRRAATANQIPLIADEVQAGTYRTGRPWAFEHCDVEPDMIAISKGLGSGIPIAVLVIRRRFDVWGAGAFTGTFRGNALGFAAASAVLRYAAQAGIAAHVTEMGVRLSEGLCAIAAQATTAGDVRVIGLMAGVEIIDPMAGCDQRGVGQPAPGLATEIQKACLAAGLIVEVGGEYDNVVRFMPPLIITDREIDDILERFHTAMDHVEHLVRTGQEWPGAVPEYSA; encoded by the coding sequence ATGACCGATAGCGCATTGTCGTCCGGGCATCGTCTGCACGAGTCTGGTGCCAGTTCCTACTCGCGGCGTATCCCTATCACACCCGTCGAGGCCGAGGGCGCGCGCGTACGCGATATCTCGGGCCGGTGGTATCTGGACTGTCTGTGCGCCGCAGGCTCGATGTCACTGGGCTGGAACCACCCCGTCGTGACCCAGGCGTTGCGGCGAACACTGGATTCCGGCACACCGCTGTTGACTCTGGACTTCCATCATCCCCTGCGCGATGCGTTCGTCGAAGACCTGCTGGCTACTCTGCCGCCGGGCCTGGCCGACGACTGCGTAGTTCATCTCTGCTCGCCGAGCGGAGCTAATGCCGTGGAGGCTGCGCTGATGCTGGCCGAGATCGCGACCGGTGGTCACGAACACATCGGCATGGAAGGCGGGTTTCACGGGTGCAGCAGGGCCGCTCGTGCCCTCAGTTCGGGAGGCGGGCTGCGCCGCCAGCCAGTCACGTTGTCTGCTGCCGCCCACTTCCTGCCCTACCCCCAGGAGTACCGCTGTCCATTCGATCTCGGCGGACAGGCCGGGACCGACTTGGCGATCAATGCCGTGGAGCGCCTGTTTGCCAGCCGGCATAGTGGCCTGCGCGCTCCCGCATCGTTGCTGACCGAATTCGTGCTCGGCGAGGGCGGTGTAATTCCGGCCGTGCCCGCCTGGGCGCAGGCGTTGCGGCGTGCCGCGACGGCCAACCAGATCCCGCTCATCGCGGACGAGGTGCAGGCCGGCACCTACCGGACGGGCCGGCCGTGGGCCTTCGAACACTGCGATGTCGAGCCCGACATGATCGCGATCTCCAAGGGATTAGGCTCGGGAATCCCCATTGCGGTATTGGTGATCCGGCGCCGGTTTGACGTCTGGGGCGCGGGCGCGTTCACGGGGACGTTCCGCGGCAATGCGCTCGGGTTCGCCGCGGCGAGCGCGGTGCTGCGATATGCGGCTCAAGCCGGCATCGCCGCGCACGTCACCGAGATGGGCGTTCGCCTGAGCGAGGGGCTGTGCGCTATCGCCGCCCAGGCCACCACCGCCGGCGACGTGCGCGTCATCGGTCTGATGGCCGGCGTGGAGATCATTGACCCGATGGCCGGTTGTGACCAGCGAGGAGTCGGCCAGCCGGCTCCGGGGCTGGCGACCGAGATCCAAAAAGCTTGCCTGGCAGCCGGACTCATCGTCGAAGTTGGTGGTGAATACGACAACGTGGTCCGATTCATGCCACCATTGATCATCACCGACCGCGAGATCGACGACATCCTCGAACGATTCCACACGGCGATGGACCACGTGGAGCATCTGGTACGCACCGGCCAAGAATGGCCGGGTGCGGTGCCGGAGTATTCCGCATGA
- a CDS encoding LLM class flavin-dependent oxidoreductase, with the protein MVLTVLRFNFASPHGEPRVQSKLLSAALELAQWGESHGITSVSVDEHHATGHGWSCNPIMAAAMFLARTSTMIASVDCALGPLWNPVRLAEDIALVDNMSRGRLHTTVGLGYRAVEYDSLGMDFSQRGALMDRLVERVLSVWSGTDADAGICTGTFSRPHPPLYVGGGARVTARRAARFGLPLSLADHLPDIATYYRELCADAGIKPLILMPGPVNRGMIYLHEDPDRAWAELGQHILWEAVTYGQWSTDQRSLMHLPGVRTLDEVRASGRYRFLTPDELVAEIRDSDDFGPLVLHPLVGGMPLDEAWKSVQLLTDTVLPALR; encoded by the coding sequence ATGGTATTGACGGTGCTGCGCTTCAATTTCGCGTCGCCGCACGGAGAACCGCGCGTCCAGAGCAAGCTCTTGTCCGCCGCGCTCGAATTGGCGCAATGGGGTGAGTCGCACGGCATAACGTCGGTCAGCGTCGACGAGCACCACGCCACCGGACACGGCTGGAGCTGCAACCCGATTATGGCTGCGGCTATGTTTCTGGCGCGCACGTCGACGATGATCGCCAGCGTCGACTGCGCGCTGGGGCCGTTGTGGAACCCGGTTCGGCTCGCCGAAGACATTGCGCTCGTCGACAACATGAGCCGCGGCCGGCTGCACACCACCGTGGGCCTGGGCTACCGCGCCGTCGAATACGACTCCCTCGGAATGGATTTCAGCCAGCGGGGCGCGCTGATGGACCGGCTGGTCGAACGCGTGTTGTCGGTCTGGTCGGGTACCGACGCCGACGCGGGAATCTGTACCGGTACCTTTAGCCGGCCGCATCCGCCGCTGTACGTCGGTGGCGGTGCGCGCGTCACCGCCCGGCGGGCCGCGCGATTCGGGCTGCCGCTCAGCCTGGCCGACCATCTGCCCGACATCGCCACCTATTACCGCGAACTGTGCGCCGACGCAGGCATTAAGCCGCTCATCCTGATGCCCGGGCCCGTCAACCGCGGAATGATCTATCTGCACGAGGATCCCGACCGGGCATGGGCCGAGCTCGGGCAGCACATCCTTTGGGAGGCGGTCACTTACGGGCAATGGTCAACCGACCAGCGATCCCTGATGCACCTGCCCGGCGTCCGGACCCTGGACGAGGTCCGAGCATCCGGTCGCTACCGCTTCCTGACTCCCGACGAACTGGTCGCCGAAATCCGCGACAGCGACGACTTCGGACCCCTGGTGCTGCACCCGCTGGTCGGCGGCATGCCCCTAGATGAAGCGTGGAAGTCGGTCCAGCTGCTGACCGATACCGTGCTGCCCGCGCTACGCTGA
- a CDS encoding VOC family protein — protein MTFVLQPKDFYHTGIVVPDLDVAMARLTALAGYRWITPLRYTLPFRTTAGVRDLTSTIVYSVQSPHIELVQEVPGTPWTAAPGNSVHHVGYFTDNLAETARALEGNGFTFEMTGELPDVEFGMFAYFIDAFGTRIEIVDRALFPDFTAFVESIVAPGPDGA, from the coding sequence ATGACATTTGTGTTGCAGCCCAAGGACTTCTATCACACCGGCATTGTGGTGCCCGACCTCGACGTTGCAATGGCCCGCCTCACCGCACTGGCCGGCTACCGGTGGATCACCCCGCTTCGCTATACGCTGCCCTTCCGCACCACCGCCGGCGTTCGCGACCTGACTTCGACGATCGTCTACTCCGTGCAGAGCCCGCACATCGAACTGGTCCAGGAGGTTCCCGGAACTCCGTGGACCGCCGCACCGGGCAACTCGGTGCACCACGTCGGCTACTTCACCGACAACCTCGCCGAGACCGCGCGTGCGTTGGAGGGCAACGGCTTCACCTTCGAAATGACCGGCGAATTACCGGACGTCGAGTTCGGGATGTTTGCCTACTTCATCGACGCGTTCGGCACCCGCATCGAGATCGTCGACCGCGCACTGTTTCCCGACTTCACCGCGTTCGTGGAGTCCATCGTCGCGCCGGGCCCAGACGGAGCCTGA
- a CDS encoding MBL fold metallo-hydrolase produces the protein MSAQDFEPVYRSRPGADGLRPAAAEQAEQIAEGLWCSPGLSNAYLLTTGDGRVIVNTGMGFEGPVHRANFDAVDSSPVRYIIFTQGHVDHVGGLDSVRDPDTTVVAQANWTQWRDDNERLIRYRASRSAFAFSDTLATGIQAIQRRLGTTRLPAQSVPTVDLDFEDTLILDVGGRRLELISVPGGETTDSLVIWLPDERICLCGNTFGPIFGHIPNLVTIRGDRYRDALTTIASVERVRDLQPELLVTGHFDPIAGADRIHHELSRLRNAIEYIHDQTVAGMNAGKDVQTLMREITLPAEYEVGQGYGKVSWDVRAVWENYSGWFHHRSTTELYPVGFDAVGTDVVELAGADALVGRARAHLTENRPLHAIHLAELVTATQPDHPGAREVLRDAHESLLSTTTNFWERAWLSRQIARNS, from the coding sequence ATGAGTGCCCAGGACTTTGAACCGGTCTACCGCAGCAGGCCCGGCGCCGATGGCCTGCGGCCCGCGGCCGCCGAACAGGCCGAGCAGATCGCCGAGGGACTGTGGTGCTCGCCGGGGCTGTCGAACGCTTACCTGCTGACCACCGGCGACGGTCGGGTGATCGTCAACACCGGCATGGGTTTCGAGGGACCGGTGCATCGGGCCAACTTCGACGCTGTCGACTCCTCTCCGGTGCGCTACATCATCTTCACCCAGGGCCACGTGGATCATGTCGGCGGCCTGGACAGCGTTCGTGATCCCGACACAACCGTTGTCGCCCAAGCGAACTGGACCCAATGGCGAGACGACAACGAGCGCCTTATCCGGTACCGTGCCAGCCGCAGCGCGTTCGCCTTCTCCGACACGTTGGCGACGGGAATCCAGGCCATCCAGCGCCGTCTCGGTACCACGCGGCTACCCGCACAGAGCGTCCCCACCGTCGACCTCGACTTCGAAGACACGCTCATCCTCGACGTCGGCGGACGCCGGCTGGAGCTGATCTCCGTCCCCGGTGGCGAGACCACCGACTCGTTGGTCATCTGGCTGCCCGATGAGCGAATATGTCTGTGCGGAAATACTTTTGGCCCGATCTTCGGACATATTCCCAACCTGGTCACGATCCGCGGCGACCGCTACCGGGACGCCCTGACCACGATCGCGTCGGTCGAGCGGGTGCGCGACTTGCAGCCAGAACTGCTGGTGACCGGCCACTTCGACCCGATCGCGGGCGCAGACCGCATCCATCACGAACTCAGTCGGCTGCGCAATGCCATCGAGTACATCCACGACCAGACGGTGGCCGGTATGAACGCCGGAAAAGACGTGCAGACCCTGATGCGCGAGATCACCTTGCCTGCGGAATACGAAGTGGGCCAGGGCTATGGAAAAGTCTCCTGGGATGTGCGGGCGGTGTGGGAGAACTACTCCGGCTGGTTTCATCACCGGTCCACCACCGAGCTGTATCCCGTCGGGTTCGACGCTGTCGGCACCGACGTGGTGGAACTGGCCGGCGCCGATGCGCTTGTCGGTCGGGCGCGGGCCCACCTCACCGAAAACCGTCCCTTGCACGCCATCCACCTCGCCGAGCTCGTCACCGCGACGCAACCCGATCACCCGGGGGCGCGCGAAGTGCTGCGGGATGCGCATGAAAGTCTGCTGAGCACCACGACTAACTTCTGGGAACGGGCCTGGCTCTCGCGGCAGATAGCGAGAAACTCGTGA
- a CDS encoding sulfotransferase family protein, whose amino-acid sequence MGSVGPDIADIDFDDLTSPQLTDVQRQILEFTEAKKVEFDVDRMFAEAVEQAGADDLDDTDGFGNRLAAHVAAIEADNGLRQLTRSTLRQRVVRLLRNRLSLTELIKRYPEIESIAIDKPFVVVGMPRSGTTHLVNLIAADPRRRALPYWESQEPIPARGEGPDIFGVDPRYARAKAEHDALMASAPVVAAMHDRFPEAIEEEVELLDLDLAGYVLEWHARVPDWRDYYLALDQTRHYAYLKKVLQALTFLRGPQTWILKSPQHCEQLGPLMATFPDATVAFTHRDPVAVVQSAITMMAYSDRLRRKSIDPSWLLEYWTDRVHRLLSACVRDRDLVPSDRSIDVTFHQLNGNELPVLDEFYRRGEVELTPKVRGRFQQYLDGNPRGKHGRIRYDLPRHFGVSADELRGRFDFYFDRFDVRPE is encoded by the coding sequence ATGGGCTCTGTGGGCCCCGACATCGCTGACATCGATTTCGACGATCTGACATCGCCGCAGCTGACCGATGTCCAACGTCAGATCCTGGAATTCACGGAGGCCAAGAAGGTCGAATTCGACGTCGACCGGATGTTCGCGGAGGCCGTCGAGCAGGCCGGTGCCGACGATCTGGACGACACGGACGGGTTCGGCAACCGCCTGGCCGCTCACGTCGCGGCGATCGAAGCCGATAACGGCCTGCGGCAGCTCACTCGGTCGACGTTGCGGCAGCGCGTGGTTCGGCTGCTGCGAAACCGCCTGTCGCTCACCGAGCTCATCAAGCGTTATCCCGAAATCGAGTCCATTGCCATCGACAAGCCCTTCGTCGTTGTCGGGATGCCGCGCTCCGGCACCACCCACCTGGTGAATCTCATTGCCGCAGACCCGCGCCGGCGTGCCTTACCGTATTGGGAGAGCCAGGAGCCGATCCCTGCGCGCGGTGAGGGCCCCGACATTTTCGGAGTCGACCCGCGCTATGCGCGCGCCAAGGCCGAACACGACGCCCTGATGGCCAGCGCACCCGTGGTGGCCGCCATGCACGACCGATTCCCCGAGGCGATCGAGGAGGAGGTCGAGCTCCTCGATCTGGACCTGGCGGGCTACGTCCTGGAATGGCATGCCCGCGTGCCGGATTGGCGCGACTACTACCTCGCGCTCGACCAGACCCGGCACTACGCGTATTTGAAGAAGGTATTGCAGGCGCTGACGTTTCTGCGTGGCCCGCAGACCTGGATCCTCAAGAGTCCCCAGCATTGCGAGCAACTCGGCCCGCTGATGGCGACCTTCCCCGACGCGACGGTCGCGTTCACGCACCGCGATCCGGTCGCAGTCGTGCAGTCGGCGATCACGATGATGGCCTACTCGGATCGGCTACGCCGCAAGAGTATCGATCCGAGCTGGCTTCTCGAGTACTGGACGGACCGGGTGCACCGACTGCTGAGCGCATGTGTCCGCGACCGCGACCTGGTGCCGTCCGACCGCAGCATCGATGTCACCTTCCACCAGCTCAACGGCAATGAATTGCCGGTGCTCGACGAGTTTTACCGCCGCGGTGAGGTCGAACTGACACCGAAGGTGCGCGGGCGATTCCAGCAGTATCTCGACGGCAACCCGCGGGGCAAGCACGGGCGCATCCGCTACGACCTACCACGGCACTTCGGCGTCTCGGCCGACGAACTGCGTGGCCGGTTCGACTTCTACTTCGACCGGTTCGACGTCCGCCCCGAATGA
- a CDS encoding IclR family transcriptional regulator, whose product MIRTVDAGRTPRQPASPPTDRVVAVMRLLGSQPTRAFSLAEITRELGISRATGHAILTTLAAHHWVVRDFDTAAYSWGPGIAALAKPAGDRAFRGVLQQLAESTAAQAFLARREGNAIVVTDSAGESSSGMRIDRGLRMPLVAPFGRDYIAWSPTPAQRAWLRGMGRPSAALSRRITAVLNEIRQRGYTVERLSREYLQVYTALRALRGDGEPDAITAHLARAFADLTVIDVLDAELAENEAHSIATISAPIFDDDGVVTMSISAAPFTDLTTADVTRLSEQVCAAARRIEPQIASPTS is encoded by the coding sequence ATGATACGGACGGTAGACGCGGGACGGACGCCTCGTCAACCCGCTTCGCCGCCCACCGATCGCGTGGTCGCGGTCATGCGGCTGCTCGGGTCCCAACCCACGCGAGCGTTCTCCCTCGCGGAGATCACCCGCGAGCTCGGCATCAGCCGCGCGACCGGGCACGCAATTCTGACGACGCTGGCCGCCCATCACTGGGTGGTGCGTGACTTCGACACGGCCGCTTACTCCTGGGGGCCGGGTATTGCGGCGCTGGCCAAGCCCGCCGGCGACCGGGCCTTTCGTGGAGTCTTGCAGCAGCTTGCGGAATCGACAGCGGCACAAGCATTTCTGGCTCGCCGCGAGGGCAATGCCATCGTCGTGACGGATAGCGCCGGTGAATCCTCGTCCGGGATGCGCATCGACCGCGGACTGCGCATGCCGTTGGTCGCGCCGTTCGGTCGCGACTACATCGCCTGGAGCCCGACTCCCGCACAGCGCGCGTGGCTGCGGGGCATGGGCAGGCCGTCCGCCGCGCTGTCCCGTCGAATCACCGCCGTGCTCAATGAGATTCGGCAACGCGGATACACCGTCGAACGGCTGAGCCGCGAATATCTTCAGGTGTATACGGCACTGCGGGCACTGCGCGGTGACGGCGAACCCGACGCCATCACCGCACACCTCGCACGGGCGTTCGCCGACCTCACGGTGATCGACGTGCTGGACGCGGAGCTCGCGGAAAACGAGGCGCACAGTATCGCCACTATTTCCGCCCCGATCTTCGACGACGACGGGGTGGTCACGATGTCGATCAGCGCGGCACCGTTCACCGACCTGACCACGGCCGACGTCACACGCCTCAGTGAGCAGGTGTGCGCCGCGGCTCGACGGATCGAACCACAGATCGCGAGCCCTACAAGTTAG
- a CDS encoding DUF2237 family protein, which translates to MSDRNVLGGPLQPCGTEPLTGYYRDGCCSSGAEDVGRHTICAVMTADFLEHQRSIGNDLLTPVPEYRFPGLLPGDRWCVTALNWLRAHRDGCAAPVVLASTHERTLEVVPLEALQEHQVDVPDDLANL; encoded by the coding sequence ATGTCCGATCGCAACGTGCTCGGCGGCCCACTGCAGCCGTGCGGCACCGAGCCACTCACCGGCTATTACCGGGACGGCTGCTGTTCGAGCGGAGCCGAGGATGTCGGTCGCCACACGATCTGCGCTGTGATGACCGCCGACTTCCTGGAGCACCAGCGTTCCATCGGCAATGATTTGCTGACGCCGGTCCCCGAGTACCGCTTTCCTGGCCTGCTGCCCGGTGACCGCTGGTGCGTGACCGCCCTCAACTGGCTGCGGGCGCACCGCGACGGTTGCGCCGCGCCGGTGGTGTTGGCCAGCACGCACGAACGCACGCTCGAGGTTGTGCCCCTCGAGGCACTGCAGGAGCATCAAGTCGACGTTCCGGACGATTTGGCTAACTTGTAG
- a CDS encoding PE domain-containing protein, translated as MQSMSFDPAVAVVGTQIVGSATQALATSAAAEPSVAALAPAGAEEVSVQAAAAFGAEATQMLARLNAAHAELARTGAALVDIARIYAETDAVAARRVTQIRTEVGFRLAG; from the coding sequence ATGCAGTCCATGTCCTTCGACCCGGCGGTGGCCGTCGTTGGCACTCAGATCGTCGGCAGCGCGACGCAGGCACTTGCGACCAGTGCCGCCGCGGAGCCGTCAGTGGCAGCGCTGGCTCCCGCCGGTGCCGAAGAGGTCTCGGTCCAGGCGGCAGCGGCGTTTGGGGCGGAGGCCACCCAGATGCTGGCTCGGCTCAACGCGGCGCATGCGGAACTGGCGCGGACGGGCGCCGCGCTAGTCGACATTGCCCGGATCTATGCAGAGACCGACGCCGTCGCGGCTCGTCGGGTGACCCAGATCCGCACCGAGGTCGGCTTCCGGCTAGCCGGGTAG
- a CDS encoding cellulase family glycosylhydrolase → MNRRTALKLPLMLAAGAALTQAPRAFAEAARWSPDRANAWYRAQGWLVGANYIPSTAINQLEMFQPGTFDPQRIDGELGVARTLGFNTMRVFLHDQLWATDRQGFQSRLSQFVGIASRHGIKPLFVLFDSCWDPLPKAGPQHAPVPGVHNSGWVQSPGAERLGDPRYVPVMQDYVTGVLSQFRNDDRVLGWDLWNEPDNPAKEYRKVERADKLQRVADLLPQVFRWARAVDPAQPLTSGVWQGSWGDPGSRSAISAIQLDNADVITFHNYGKPAEFESKINELAPLGRPILCTEYMARSQGSTLETILPIAKRHNVGAFNWGLVAGKTQTYFPWDSWNHPYPAPPKLWFHDLLLPDGRPYRVSELQAARGLTGGLG, encoded by the coding sequence GTGAACCGCCGAACGGCCCTGAAGTTGCCTCTTATGCTGGCAGCGGGTGCGGCGCTGACCCAAGCGCCGCGTGCTTTTGCCGAGGCAGCCCGGTGGTCGCCGGACCGTGCCAACGCCTGGTATCGCGCACAAGGTTGGTTGGTGGGCGCGAACTACATCCCGTCGACCGCGATCAATCAGCTAGAGATGTTTCAGCCGGGAACGTTTGACCCACAACGCATTGACGGCGAGCTGGGCGTGGCGCGCACCCTCGGCTTCAACACCATGCGGGTCTTCCTTCACGATCAGTTGTGGGCGACAGACCGCCAGGGCTTCCAAAGCCGTCTGAGCCAGTTTGTCGGAATTGCGTCGCGCCATGGCATCAAGCCGCTGTTCGTCTTGTTCGACTCCTGTTGGGACCCGCTGCCCAAGGCCGGCCCGCAGCACGCGCCGGTCCCGGGGGTGCACAACTCCGGCTGGGTGCAGAGCCCGGGCGCCGAGCGCCTCGGCGACCCCCGCTACGTCCCGGTCATGCAGGACTACGTCACGGGAGTGCTGAGTCAGTTCCGCAATGACGACCGGGTTTTGGGATGGGACCTGTGGAACGAACCCGACAATCCCGCAAAGGAGTACCGCAAGGTCGAGCGCGCAGACAAGCTGCAGCGGGTGGCCGACCTGCTTCCTCAGGTGTTCCGGTGGGCCCGGGCGGTGGATCCTGCGCAACCGTTGACCAGCGGTGTGTGGCAGGGATCGTGGGGAGACCCGGGAAGCCGCAGCGCGATCAGCGCCATCCAACTCGACAACGCCGACGTGATCACCTTCCACAACTATGGCAAGCCGGCCGAGTTCGAGTCAAAGATCAACGAGCTGGCGCCCCTGGGGCGACCGATCCTGTGCACCGAGTACATGGCTCGGTCCCAAGGCAGCACGCTCGAAACGATCCTGCCAATTGCCAAGCGACACAACGTCGGTGCGTTCAACTGGGGCTTGGTGGCGGGGAAAACCCAGACCTATTTTCCGTGGGACTCGTGGAACCACCCCTACCCGGCACCGCCGAAACTGTGGTTCCACGACCTGCTGCTTCCCGACGGACGGCCATACCGGGTGAGCGAATTGCAGGCGGCTCGGGGACTGACCGGCGGGCTGGGCTAA